Proteins encoded by one window of Candidatus Zixiibacteriota bacterium:
- a CDS encoding glycosyltransferase family 4 protein: protein MTAYRVLFFAWADSPHTQRWAVGMTARGYEITVISLGGDPIDGVETIIYPHTGKLAYFSNFLRAVQHARALKPDILHLHAVSGFGLWSVGARISPTIASVWGSDILEFGARGWGRMLVRRMLKCARHITATSEFLKNATLEIAPGISNRLTVIPFGVTAPQKIEAFPPHSPFRLCMLKANRHIYGVETMMRAMAILKNKNIGVTVSILRAGTYEAKIREMIKEFGLAENVNLIGNLDHDKIYDFIAQHHALLMPSLSESFGVAALEAQAAGRPVIATDVGGIPEVVLDGKTGILVQPNNPQALAEAITKLATNIPLVEKMGQAGREFVQSRYVWSKSLDMMQGIYEQALNEKA from the coding sequence GTGACCGCATACCGCGTCTTATTCTTTGCCTGGGCTGATTCGCCGCACACGCAGAGATGGGCTGTCGGGATGACCGCACGAGGTTATGAAATTACTGTCATCTCGCTCGGCGGCGATCCCATTGACGGTGTCGAGACTATAATTTATCCCCATACCGGCAAGTTGGCCTATTTCAGCAATTTCCTCCGCGCCGTTCAACACGCACGCGCCTTGAAACCGGATATTTTGCATTTGCATGCCGTGTCAGGTTTTGGTCTCTGGTCAGTTGGCGCGAGAATATCTCCGACTATTGCATCGGTTTGGGGATCCGACATACTCGAGTTTGGGGCGCGAGGATGGGGGAGGATGCTCGTGCGACGGATGCTGAAATGCGCAAGGCATATAACTGCCACAAGCGAGTTTCTGAAAAATGCAACGCTTGAGATTGCGCCCGGAATTTCAAATAGACTCACCGTCATTCCGTTCGGTGTAACGGCTCCTCAAAAAATAGAAGCGTTCCCGCCACATTCTCCTTTCCGGCTCTGTATGCTCAAAGCAAATCGACATATTTATGGAGTCGAGACCATGATGCGGGCGATGGCTATATTGAAGAATAAAAACATCGGTGTCACAGTTTCAATCCTGCGTGCAGGAACCTACGAAGCAAAAATTAGAGAAATGATCAAGGAGTTTGGCCTCGCGGAGAATGTGAATCTCATCGGAAACCTTGACCATGATAAAATCTATGATTTTATTGCCCAGCACCATGCCCTGCTTATGCCATCGCTCAGCGAATCATTTGGTGTGGCCGCGCTCGAAGCCCAAGCCGCAGGGAGGCCGGTAATTGCAACAGATGTGGGGGGCATCCCCGAAGTTGTGCTCGATGGTAAAACGGGTATTCTTGTTCAGCCGAATAATCCGCAGGCATTAGCGGAAGCAATTACGAAACTTGCGACAAACATCCCTCTGGTCGAAAAAATGGGACAGGCCGGGCGTGAATTTGTTCAATCCCGTTATGTGTGGTCGAAATCTTTGGATATGATGCAGGGAATCTACGAACAAGCGCTCAATGAAAAAGCCTAA
- a CDS encoding DegT/DnrJ/EryC1/StrS family aminotransferase — protein MAVPLLDLTRQYAYMKTEMDKAVINVYTHGKFVLGPEVTEFEAECAKLSGVKHGIGVASGTDALLIALRACGVGPGDEVITSDFSFFASAGVVSRLGGKPVFIDIDADSYNINPNKIEAAITKKTKVIVPVHLFGQMADMDPIMAIAKKHKLKVIEDGAQSIGAEYKGKPCGSIGDYGCFSFFPSKNLGGSGDGGMMVTNTDENNDLCRMLRAHGEKPKYYHKVVGYNSRLDTVQAATLLVKLPYLRKWSEKRIQNAAKYDAALSGIKNLKTPKRMPYSTFHIYNQYTLASPHRKKIMDGLNAAGVGVMIYYPVPFHKQECFADLGFQPKDFPNSARAASEVFSIPIYPEMTSAEQDEVIATLKQLTA, from the coding sequence ATGGCTGTCCCATTATTGGATTTGACCCGTCAATACGCGTACATGAAAACCGAGATGGACAAGGCGGTAATCAACGTCTACACCCACGGCAAATTTGTGCTTGGCCCTGAAGTCACTGAATTTGAAGCCGAGTGCGCCAAACTTTCCGGCGTCAAACACGGAATAGGAGTCGCATCAGGTACCGATGCCCTTCTCATCGCCCTTCGCGCCTGCGGTGTCGGTCCGGGGGACGAAGTTATCACCTCTGATTTTTCGTTCTTTGCCTCCGCCGGTGTGGTCTCTCGCTTGGGCGGAAAGCCGGTTTTTATCGATATTGACGCCGACAGCTACAATATCAACCCAAATAAAATCGAGGCCGCAATCACGAAGAAAACCAAAGTCATCGTTCCAGTTCACCTTTTTGGCCAAATGGCGGACATGGATCCAATTATGGCTATCGCCAAAAAACATAAACTGAAAGTTATCGAAGACGGCGCACAGTCGATAGGGGCTGAATACAAGGGCAAGCCATGCGGTTCAATCGGCGATTATGGCTGCTTTTCTTTTTTTCCATCAAAGAATCTCGGAGGCTCGGGTGATGGCGGGATGATGGTCACCAACACCGATGAAAACAACGACCTCTGCCGGATGCTTCGCGCCCACGGAGAAAAACCGAAGTATTATCATAAAGTTGTCGGCTATAACTCGCGTCTCGATACCGTCCAAGCGGCCACACTATTAGTAAAGTTGCCGTATTTGCGTAAATGGTCGGAAAAGCGAATCCAAAATGCCGCCAAATATGACGCCGCATTATCAGGAATCAAAAATCTCAAAACCCCGAAGCGGATGCCGTATTCGACCTTTCACATCTATAATCAATATACTCTGGCATCGCCACATCGTAAAAAAATAATGGACGGCCTTAACGCCGCAGGAGTCGGTGTCATGATTTACTATCCTGTCCCGTTCCATAAGCAAGAATGCTTCGCGGACCTTGGATTTCAACCCAAAGACTTTCCGAACTCGGCTAGAGCGGCCAGCGAAGTTTTTTCAATACCGATATATCCTGAGATGACATCAGCCGAACAGGATGAAGTTATCGCAACTCTTAAACAGCTCACGGCATAA
- a CDS encoding DapH/DapD/GlmU-related protein has product MTTSYIAPTATIGAGSRFGQFCSFGVNSQIGGDCVIGSHVIIHDDTIIGDNVRIDDVAVIGKKPMRAANSAVTKSDELPPATVGNNCIIGTHVVIYRGCTLGNKVLVADLSTVRERVSVGDFSIIGRGVAIENDCSIGRYVKLETNVYITAYSTIEDRVFVAPCVATSNDNYIGRTEERFKHFKGVTIKRGARIGVGAVILPGIIIAEDTLVAAGALVTKNTAPKKIVAGVPAKEFRDVPPEQLLENQGWKE; this is encoded by the coding sequence ATGACCACATCGTATATAGCCCCCACCGCCACAATCGGCGCCGGAAGCCGTTTTGGACAGTTTTGTTCCTTCGGCGTAAACAGCCAAATCGGGGGCGACTGCGTAATCGGAAGTCATGTTATCATCCACGATGACACGATCATTGGCGACAATGTCCGAATCGACGATGTCGCAGTGATTGGGAAGAAGCCGATGCGGGCGGCCAATTCAGCAGTTACTAAAAGCGATGAATTGCCACCGGCTACGGTCGGAAACAATTGCATAATCGGCACCCATGTCGTTATTTATCGCGGCTGTACCCTCGGTAACAAGGTCCTTGTCGCCGATCTGTCGACCGTTCGCGAACGGGTGAGTGTTGGCGATTTCAGCATCATCGGGCGAGGAGTGGCAATCGAAAACGACTGCTCTATCGGACGCTACGTAAAACTCGAAACCAATGTCTATATCACTGCCTATTCGACAATCGAAGACCGGGTCTTTGTTGCGCCATGTGTTGCTACCTCGAACGACAATTATATTGGCCGCACCGAAGAGCGCTTTAAACACTTCAAAGGTGTTACCATAAAACGCGGCGCACGAATCGGAGTCGGGGCAGTGATACTGCCCGGAATAATTATCGCCGAGGACACACTCGTCGCGGCGGGCGCGCTTGTCACAAAAAACACAGCGCCGAAAAAAATCGTGGCTGGAGTGCCCGCGAAAGAATTCCGCGATGTCCCGCCCGAACAACTTCTCGAAAATCAAGGCTGGAAGGAGTAA
- a CDS encoding GNVR domain-containing protein, with protein sequence MTSESNNLFLFLEMLVRKKRFILGFILTITVIAIAVSFLLPVWYKATALVLPSSGDSMPVGKYAQLSQLSSLTSGLELPAMVTPADVHARVLRSNVIADQIIDRFDLMRRYKSERRAEAYETLKDRAVFAATDEGLLTISVEDREPQVASDMANAFVEELNKVSRELIVGKAREKRIFVEERLAAIKGELDSARYLLQAFQQDNRTVDFDEQTKLALDQAVSMKIELASLEVQIQMDERIYGSNHPSLMENKGRQALIRSQLNRLEHGGSDSSYFALPLASVPSLKGRYEFLLSRVRVSEALYEVLLEQHEQAKIQEAEAIPFVSIIDKAQVPELKSRPQRTFIVVISAGLAVIMAIILASVITFLENLSQRNNDDYQRVQSFFRAYLGWLPGFKGHNR encoded by the coding sequence GTGACTTCTGAATCGAACAATCTATTTCTTTTTCTTGAAATGCTCGTACGGAAGAAGCGTTTCATACTCGGGTTCATTTTGACCATCACGGTTATCGCTATCGCTGTCTCGTTCCTTCTGCCAGTTTGGTATAAAGCAACCGCCCTCGTGCTTCCCTCATCAGGAGATTCAATGCCGGTTGGCAAATACGCTCAACTCTCACAACTCTCTTCGCTAACCTCGGGACTTGAGTTGCCTGCGATGGTCACACCGGCCGATGTCCATGCCCGGGTTTTGCGAAGCAACGTTATTGCCGACCAAATTATAGACCGGTTCGATCTTATGAGACGTTACAAATCCGAACGCAGAGCCGAAGCCTATGAGACCTTGAAAGATCGGGCGGTGTTTGCGGCCACAGATGAAGGTCTCCTTACAATCTCAGTCGAAGACCGCGAACCGCAAGTTGCCTCTGATATGGCTAACGCATTTGTCGAGGAGCTCAACAAAGTTTCCCGTGAACTCATTGTCGGAAAGGCTCGCGAAAAGCGCATTTTTGTCGAGGAACGACTTGCCGCAATAAAAGGTGAACTTGATTCTGCGCGCTACCTCCTTCAGGCCTTCCAGCAAGATAACCGCACTGTCGATTTCGATGAGCAGACTAAACTTGCCCTTGATCAGGCCGTTTCCATGAAAATCGAACTCGCCTCTCTCGAGGTACAAATTCAAATGGATGAGCGAATCTATGGTTCAAACCATCCTTCGCTCATGGAAAACAAAGGAAGACAGGCGCTCATTCGTTCTCAACTTAACCGGCTTGAGCACGGCGGCAGCGACAGTTCATATTTTGCCCTCCCGCTGGCATCGGTTCCATCGCTCAAAGGACGCTATGAGTTTCTCCTCAGCCGGGTGCGGGTGAGCGAAGCGCTTTACGAAGTTCTCCTTGAACAGCACGAGCAGGCAAAAATACAGGAAGCCGAGGCTATTCCCTTTGTCTCGATAATCGATAAGGCCCAGGTACCCGAGTTAAAGAGCCGTCCCCAGCGGACATTTATTGTTGTCATCAGCGCAGGTCTTGCAGTAATTATGGCCATTATTCTGGCTTCGGTCATAACCTTTCTTGAAAATCTGAGTCAGAGAAATAATGATGACTACCAGCGGGTGCAGTCATTTTTTAGAGCATATCTTGGTTGGCTGCCCGGATTCAAAGGCCACAACCGATGA
- a CDS encoding SLBB domain-containing protein codes for MSNRGDISYRPFPLVLGSLSFLFLLSVYVKAESDPPNNIATQMESITKTHASFVRPINPDQFLIRPGEKLTVTFIKTQLSSLRLIVDAEGRIIHENIGMLEVGGMTLSQVRELLKAELKKAYTTEQIIISIDEPALVAITIFGAVAKPGTYSLYNSQSVSVLIDSARGILPGGSRRRIELSGGPGTLTVDLDKAQFAGQFTSDPYLYSGISVFVPGQDEKVVQLTGEVRTSRTIELMGGESLAQLISYAGGLTIRADTANAYCLRKDGQKVGVKEGFHSKDIIVIPSQALSSDSKSLQIFGAVEKPGFYSLSENMSIDDLLKIAGGVSGDGNISRIVVFRETERSPWEHSESGRYPIRVTANGTQSSMLLSASDSIFVPQRVGYVKVSGEVKRPGLYLFGESKNAKNYIDLAGGFVSTANRSHLGMFDRIAQTTDIISPESYVGDGDELIVYGQEETL; via the coding sequence TTCCTCCTGAGCGTTTATGTTAAGGCTGAGTCCGACCCGCCGAATAATATTGCCACCCAGATGGAATCCATTACTAAGACGCATGCCTCGTTTGTCCGACCGATAAATCCCGATCAATTCCTCATCCGCCCTGGCGAAAAACTCACCGTCACATTTATCAAAACCCAACTGTCATCTCTGCGGCTAATAGTTGACGCCGAAGGGCGCATTATTCATGAGAATATCGGGATGCTCGAAGTCGGCGGGATGACTCTCTCGCAAGTCAGAGAGCTTCTCAAAGCAGAGCTTAAGAAAGCCTACACAACCGAACAAATCATAATCTCCATCGATGAGCCTGCTCTCGTCGCCATCACTATTTTCGGAGCAGTTGCCAAACCCGGAACATATAGTCTCTATAATTCTCAATCAGTTTCTGTCCTCATCGATTCAGCGCGAGGGATACTTCCGGGGGGCTCGAGGCGGCGTATAGAATTAAGCGGCGGACCGGGTACTCTTACTGTTGACTTGGACAAGGCACAATTCGCAGGTCAATTTACATCCGACCCCTATCTCTATTCTGGTATTTCCGTCTTTGTGCCCGGCCAGGACGAAAAGGTGGTACAGTTGACCGGAGAAGTGAGAACTTCGAGAACAATCGAACTCATGGGCGGAGAAAGTCTGGCGCAACTCATCTCCTATGCCGGCGGACTAACCATTCGCGCTGACACAGCGAACGCCTATTGCCTCCGAAAAGACGGACAGAAGGTTGGCGTCAAAGAAGGATTCCACAGCAAAGATATCATTGTCATTCCCTCGCAGGCTTTGTCATCGGATTCGAAATCACTGCAGATTTTTGGCGCGGTTGAAAAACCCGGCTTTTATTCTCTTTCTGAAAATATGTCTATCGATGACCTGCTCAAAATCGCCGGAGGCGTGAGCGGCGATGGAAACATCTCGCGGATTGTTGTTTTTCGCGAGACCGAACGAAGTCCCTGGGAGCACTCCGAGTCAGGACGATATCCGATACGTGTCACGGCGAATGGCACCCAGTCGAGCATGCTGCTTTCTGCCTCTGACTCTATATTTGTCCCACAGCGGGTCGGCTATGTTAAAGTCAGCGGTGAAGTAAAACGCCCGGGACTTTATTTATTCGGCGAATCAAAAAACGCCAAGAATTATATTGATCTGGCTGGTGGATTTGTCTCGACTGCCAATCGTTCCCACTTAGGCATGTTCGACCGCATAGCCCAAACGACGGATATTATCTCCCCCGAATCCTACGTCGGGGACGGTGATGAGTTAATCGTCTATGGTCAGGAAGAAACACTGTAG